The genomic region TTGACGAAAATgttgtttaaactttttatgataaaaattatactagTCTTTCACGTTATTTACgtacatttacaaaatactGACGATTTCGACCTAAGGGACACAGATCCGAGTATTATAGAAGATGCTACTTTGGATACGGTGAGatgatgaaatattttatgctacttatgaattttatatgaTGGATGTTTAGTGTTCTCTTTTAAAAACaagaaatccatactaatattataaatgcgaaagtaactctgtctgtctgtctgtctgttactcaatcacgccttaactactgaaccaatttccatgaaatttggtatggagatattttgataaccgagaaaggacataggctactttttatcccggaaaaatgacgcaatcggaacgggaactatgcgggtttttctttgactgcgcgggcgaagccgcgggcggaaacctagtagttcatatttttaacgtgttaattttttgataggaaattacttattttattttatagaagcaaatttaatacgaatcaaatttaaaatgttatgtgTAATGTGAACAACAATTCttaaacacaaatattttttataaatcgtGTTCTTgcaattatgtatatatataaattataatatctacgcCACTTGAAGGGATGtgaaaatattcattcattagtaatatttataaaataatattaggtatgtcTAAGCAACattgccaaaaaaaaaaaccagtAAAACTCCATAACATACAAATCGGTGCACCAGTTAAAAAGCCGTACTGCCACAGACGACAAACCTGTGcgacaaacacacaaacacacacacaaacacaaaacaaatataaaaatgtagagtcAAGCCTAAAAGATGATGggatttttattttgctttccAGTTTGCCTCTACCCTCTTCTATATTCTTCTCTTCTCTcataaagtttaattatttttaaataacatactTTTTTTAGTTCACGTTAATTAAGAAGTATGGCTTCCCTTGCGAAATACACAGGGTGTATACTgaagataaatatattctGGAAGTACATAGGGTTCCGTATGGCAAACGTAATTCAACGAGAGAGAATCGTCCTGTGGTATTTTTGCAGCACGGTCTCTTATCCTCGTCTGCAGAATTTGTGCTAATGAGACCCGACAAAGGACTAGGTTTGTAAAAGCTATacatttctatatttatttatctatccACAATTCTAAAGAACACAATACTTAATATGCTTATAtgcaaaacaaatacaaaaaattatttttgtataagtacTTCAAATATATGAGAGTTTGAGTAGGTAAACAACTTTGAACATCATTACAGCATATCTCCTTGCTGAAGCAGGCTATGACGTCTGGATGGGTAACGCAAGGGGTAATACATACTCCCGGAACCACGCGGTTCTAAAGCCCACATCGTCAGAATTTTGGAAGTTTAGCTGGCACGAAATTGGCCATTACGATGTCCCTGCTATGATTGATTACGTCATCAAGGAGACGGGAGTCcagaaaatacaatatattggCTTCTCCCAAGGGACTACCGCGTTTTGGGTCATGACTTCTACTAGACCGGAATATAATGACAAATTTCTAGCCATGCATGCAATGGCGCCAATCGCGTATGTTGGAAATATTCGAAGTCCTGTAATACGAGCAGTTGCCCCTTTCACAAATTCTTTAGAAGTGagtttaattacttattattttattaagattgtacggataatttgaatttgattttatttttttaatgtttgaccaggtaaaaaaaatacctgcACATTTTTAGAAGACGATATTCCATTACTTTAGTCTTAAgatattattgatataaaagTGTGTTTACCTGAAAGAActagaaaatgtttatatctatccaaatatacctatatctaataattataggtaagtaaatagGACTAGGATACAATAGGACTAGATTAAATAAAGGATGTGTCATC from Colias croceus chromosome 3, ilColCroc2.1 harbors:
- the LOC123706073 gene encoding lipase 3-like — protein: MLFKLFMIKIILVFHVIYVHLQNTDDFDLRDTDPSIIEDATLDTFTLIKKYGFPCEIHRVYTEDKYILEVHRVPYGKRNSTRENRPVVFLQHGLLSSSAEFVLMRPDKGLAYLLAEAGYDVWMGNARGNTYSRNHAVLKPTSSEFWKFSWHEIGHYDVPAMIDYVIKETGVQKIQYIGFSQGTTAFWVMTSTRPEYNDKFLAMHAMAPIAYVGNIRSPVIRAVAPFTNSLERILKLIGANEILPNGMLNKLAGEKLCLEEAITQVLCKNLLFLFCGFDAEQFNTTMLPVVLGHTPAGASTRQFIHFGQMYKSKKFAYFDQGWFRNRRNYGTFKPPSYNISAIRTPIFLHYADNDWLSTPKDVDKFFKEAKTVVGKYRVPLDKFNHLDFVFANDAKKLIYDRIIRIMSQFL